A window of the Mauremys mutica isolate MM-2020 ecotype Southern unplaced genomic scaffold, ASM2049712v1 Super-Scaffold_328, whole genome shotgun sequence genome harbors these coding sequences:
- the NAT16 gene encoding probable N-acetyltransferase 16, with amino-acid sequence MKLEPGLSSDPQLQFVVATEKEFEEILAMSKGIYGGLDYLPSRYHAWIREPNRTVVLAKKNGVVIGLQSVCVVDAGETALVEGLRVAPWERGKGMAGVLQRFCTELVKEQHPGVKVSRLTRDDKLGPKDFKKYRLITKQGILLVRFNAAELLARLDAAVAQLRAGGFQPLPTEALEPGEVRGLVLSPAFQSEVLPNRTIIQDWQPYKPSEPNLALLQQKQLHWVVDCKARPTAASLCTQPFPIPLGEDWVYLNIDAFGRHPAQLKSQLLHHLRARLPALRGNVMCQLFLEPGLWGELAEFCRAGLRLELAKGYTEQYLLEADI; translated from the exons ATGAAGTTGGAGCCGGGGCTGAGCAGCGACCCGCAGCTGCAGTTCGTGGTGGCGACGGAGAAGGAGTTTGAGGAGATCCTGGCCATGTCGAAGGGCATCTACGGGGGCCTGGATTATCTCCCCAGCCGCTACCACGCCTGGATCCGCGAGCCCAACCGCACCGTGGTGCTGGCCAAGAAAAACGGAGTAGTG ATCGGGCTGCAGTCGGTCTGCGTGGTGGACGCTGGGGAGACGGCGCTGGTGGAGGGGCTGCGCGTGGCGCCCTGGGAGCGGGGCAAGGGCATGGCCGGCGTCCTGCAGCGGTTCTGCACCGAGCTGGTCAAGGAGCAGCACCCCGGGGTCAAGGTGTCACGGCTGACGCGGGACGACAAGCTGGGCCCCAAGGACTTCAAGAAATACCGGCTGATCACCAAGCAG GGCATCCTGCTGGTGCGGTTCAACGCGGCGGAGCTGCTGGCCCGGCTGGACGCGGCCGTGGCCCAGCTGCGGGCGGGCGGCTTCCAGCCGCTGCCCACGGAGGCGCTGGAGCCGGGCGAGGTGCGGGGCCTGGTGCTGAGCCCGGCCTTCCAGAGCGAGGTCCTGCCCAACCGCACCATCATCCAGGACTGGCAGCCCTACAAGCCCAGCGAGCCCAACCTCGCCCTGCTGCAGCAGAAGCAGCTGCACTGGGTGGTGGATTGCAAGGCCCGGCCCACGGCCGCCTCCCTCTGCACCCAGCCCTTCCCCATCCCGCTGGGCGAGGACTGGGTCTACCTCAACATCGACGCCTTCGGCCGCCACCCCGCCCAGCTCAAGAGCCAGCTGCTGCACCACCTGCGGGCCCGCCTGCCCGCCCTGCGGGGCAACGTCATGTGCCAGCTCTTCCTGGAGCCCGGCCTCTGGGGGGAGCTGGCCGAGTTCTGCCGGGCTGGCCTGCGGCTGGAGCTGGCCAAGGGCTACACCGAGCAGTACCTGCTGGAGGCAGATatctag